TGCCAAACAGGGATACAGCACCTGTCCCCAAGCCCTGCATTGCAAAAGCAAAATCCGCAAGGCCATGATGCCGCGCAAGTGTTTCGCGAATCAAACAGAGGCTGCGCACGTCCAGCTTTCCCGGAGACATTGGATCAATCGCAGAGTAGTTGAGCCAACCCGCATCTCCCAGCAACGCCACCAAAGAAACACAAGCCCGGTCCGTGTCCGAATGGTCAACGCCGGTCAAATGATCCTTGCACCACGCATCCAGATCGCGCGCCAAAGCACGGTGGTGATCTTCAAAAAACGGCCAGCTTAAAAAGGATCTATCCGCCACGGTCTAATCCCCCTCAAAAACCGGCTTTTCCTTGGACACAAACGCATCATAGGCACGGCGGAAATCCTGCGTTTGCATACAAATCGCCTGCGCCTGTGCTTCCGCCTCTATCGCCTGATCCAACGTCATTGACCATTCCTGATTGAGCATTGTCTTGGTCATCATATGAGCGAAATTCGGGCCTTCAGAGATTTTTTGCGCTAAGGTCAGAGCCTCAGGGAGTAATTTTTCAACGGGCACAAGTCGGTTGAAGAAGCCCCAGCGCTCCCCTTCATCAGCGCTCATAACGCGCCCCGTAAAAAGAAGTTCCGCCGCGCGCCCTTGGCCAATGATCCGCGGCAGCATCGCACAGGCCCCCATATCACACCCGGCCAGTCCGACGCGGGAGAATAGAAAAGCGGTTTTTGCCTCCGCTGTCCCCAAACGCATATCGGACGCCATGGCGATGATTGCGCCTGCACCCACACAAACACCATCGACAGCTGAAATTATCGGTTTCCCGCAATGCAGCATCGCTTTGACAAGATCACCGGTCATGCGCGTAAAACGCAACAACCCTTTCATTTCCATGCTGACCAATGGGCCGATGATGTCATGCACGTCGCCGCCTGACGAAAAATTACCGCCATTTGACGCGATGACAACAGCCGTGGTGTCATCGTCATACTGTAGATCACGGAACCAATCACGCAATTCGGCGTAGCTTTCGAACGTCAGTGGATTTTTTCGTTCAGGCCTGTTTAAGGAAACAACTGTTACCGTGCCTTTGCGCTCAAGGTTGAAATGCTCAGGCATCATACGTTCCCCTCAAGCTTGTCCGAGATACGCGTCAATCGGGTTTGTACCGTATTGAGGCCCTGCGCACCGATCGGTGAAAACAACTCGTCGACCCAAAGCTCATGCACAGAGGCCATTTCATCAAACTTCCGGCGCCCGTCGGGTGTGAGCAGCACATGCATCGCGCGTCTGTCCCCCTTGACGCTTTTGCGGGCAACCAACCCGTCCGCCTCCAAGCGGTCAACAATACCGGTGACGTTCCCGTTGGAAACGCGCAGGACACCGGACAGATCACTCATTTTCATACCATCCTCTGCACGCCGGAGCGCGGCCATGACGTCAAACCGGGGTAGGGTAATATCCCAAGCCTGGCGCATGCGTTCACGCAACTCAGCCTCGATCATCCGTGTAACTTTCAGCATTCTAAGCCAAACACGCAGTCGGTCTTTGCTCAGATCAGACGGGATATCGCTTGTTTCACTCACATGACTTCTCCGCCGGAAATGGAAATAGATTGACCCGTGATCGCCCCAGCACCTGAACCTGCGAGCCATAACACCGTGTCGGCGACCTCAGCGGGTTGTACAAACCGACCCTGCGGGTTGGCTGCGCTCAAAGCCCGTTCGGCTTCTATTTGAGCACGGCCGGTTTTGACCATGATATTTTCAATCGAAGCGCGCAGCATCGGCGTTTCGGTAAATCCCGGACAGACAGTGTTTACGGTGATGTCTGTTTCTGCCAGCTCCAGGGCAAGGGATCGCGTTAATCCGATGACTGCGTGTTTGGCGGCACAATATGCGCTTACATAGGCATATCCTTTTAATCCCGCAGTGGAGGCCACAGATATCAACCGCCCTGCCCCCTTGGATTTCATCGGGGAAAGAGCGGCAGAAAAGATATTGAACACACCAAACAGATTGACAGACATCATCGCCTGCACATCCTCAGGTGTCATCTTGTGGAAAGGTTTGGACATCGAGGTGCCCGCGTTTGCAACCACGATGTCGGGGTCCGCCGCCGCGTCGATCATCGCCTTGCAATCCTGAGGCTGAGTAACATCTCCGACAACCATACGAATATGCGGGTTCTGCGATGCGATTGCTTCTAAGGGTGCGGCACGTCGTCCCGAAATCCAGACCCGTGCACCTTGATCGGCCAACATCTTTGCGATTACCGCGCCCACACCTGTACCGCCGCCAGTAACCAATGCGCGTTTTCCTGACAAATCGTTCATACTTTAATCTCTGATGCGAGGGCGTCTTTTTCCGCCAAACGCCAGGCCTGATCCCGGCCAGCATGGTAAGGGTCAGGCCATTTTTCGTGGCGATCCCCTAACTGCGTAGCCGCATGTAGGGTCCAATACGGATCCGCCAAATGCGGTCGCGCCAGACACACCAGATCAGCCCGGCCCGCCATCAGGATGGAGTTAACATGATCTGGTTCAAAGATATTCCCGACGGCCATTGTCGCCACGCCAGCTTCGTTGCGAATTCGATCCGAGAAAGGTGTCTGGAACATACGCCCATAGACAGGTCGCGCGTCAATTGACGTTTGGCCTGCGGAAACATCGCAGATGTCCACGCCATGCTCACGAAATGCACCGGCAATTTGAACCGCCTCTTGCGGGGTGATACCCAGATCGCCGACCCAGTCATTGGCAGAAATGCGTACAGCCATTGGACGGTCCTCAGGCCACACGGCACGCATGGCGTCAAACACCTCAAGCGGGTAACGCAGGCGGTTTTCAAGAGACCCCCCGTAGATGTCGTCTCGTTTGTTTTGCAGCGGCGTAATGAAGCTTGATATCAGATACCCATGGGCTGCATGCAACTCAATCATATCAAATCCTGCGCGCGCACCACGGCGGGTAGCCTCCACAAATTGTGCCTTCACCGCGTCCATGTCCTGTCGTGTCATCGCACGTGGTGTCGCGTTTCTAGGGGACCAGGCCACATCAGAGGCAGCAATCAAAGGCCAGTTTCCATCAGAAAGCGGCGCGTCCATTTCCTCCCACCCTACCTGCGTCGACCCTTTTGGGCCCGAATGACCCAGTTGAAGGCAGATCTTGGCAGAAGTTTCGTTATGCACGAACTCAACGACCCGCTTCCATGCGGCTTCCTGGCTGTCTGAATAGATCCCCGGGCACCCCGGCGTGATGCGCCCCGTCTCACTCACACATGTCATTTCTGTATAGACAAGACCGGCGCCCCCTTTGGCCCGCTCCGCGTAATGGATCAGATGCCAATCGGTGGGATCACCCTCCACGGCCTTGTATTGCGCCATGGGGGAAACCACGATCCGATTTTTCAGGCGCATGTTGCGCATGGCATAAGGTGCAAACATGGGATGGCGCACAGGATCGTTGCCCCCGGCGCCCGCCTGCGTCTGAAACCACTTTTCGGCCGATCCAAGCCATTCTGAATCCCGATCGCGCAGGTTTTCATGGCTAATCCGTTGCGAGCGCGTCAGCAGCGAATAATTGAACTGCACCGGGTCGAGGTCAAGATAACGCTCAACCTCCTCAAACCACTCAAGCGAATTTCGGGCGGCCGATTGCAATTTCAGGACTTCGACACGGCGTTCATCTTCATATTTCTCAAAGGCGTCCTGCAGGGTCGTTTCGCTGGTGACATAATCGGCCAAGGCAATCGCGGATTCGAGCGCCAGTTTGGTACCGGATCCAATGGAAAAATGGGCCGTGGCCGCGGCATCCCCCATCAGAACGATATTCTGATGATGCCATTTTTCACAAAGCACCCTGGGGAATTTGATCCACGCAGAGCCACGCACGTGATTGGCATTCGACATCAAAACATGACCATCCAGGTATTTGGCGAATATCTCTTCACAAGCAGAGATGCTTGCTGCCTTGGACATTTGCGCAAAGCCCCATTTGTCATAGGTGTCTTGTGAACACTCCACGATGAATGTCGCCGTATCAGGGTCGAATTGATAGGCGTGAGCCCAGACCCAGCCATGTTTTGTTTTCTCAAAAATAAACGTAAACGCGTCGTCGAATTTTTGCTGCGTGCCGAGCCATGTGAACTGGCATTTTCGCATGTCTACATCTGGCTTGAACTGGTCTTGAAACTCCATCCGTGTGCGGGAGTTCAACCCGTCTGAGGCGACGATCAGATCATAGCTTGTGGCCAGATCGGCGGCACTTTCGACTTTGGCTTCAAACCGCATGTCGACACCCAGTTCCCGGGCACGCTCCTGCAGAAGCAATAGCAGTTTTTTCCGGCCGATCCCGCAGAATCCATGCCCGGAGGAGACTGTGTGGTGCCCATCGTGAATCACCGCGATATCGTCCCAATAAGCAAAGTGCGCGCGGATCATTTCCGCGCTCTTTGGGTCGTTTTCCGCAAGGTTAGAGAGTGTTTCATCAGACAGCACAACGCCCCAGCCGAACGTGTCATCAGGTTTGTTCTGCTCCAAAATCACGACATCATGATCCGGGTTGCGCAGTTTCATGGATATCGCAAAATAGAGGCCCGCCGGACCGCCGCCCAAACACGCGATTTTCATTGGACACACCTATGATCTCTTCAGTTGTCCAAACCGTAGCGGAATGAAAATTTGTTTCAAGCTTAAAATTTTTAGGTATGAATTATTTGAGAGCGATCAAATATGTTTCCATGCGCGCGCGGATGGCGTCTGACCATGGCACCGGACGTCCTGTGGCCATGTGCACCGACACAAGAACCGGAGTCGCCGTCATGCGCAATTGTTCCGCACACATCGCCACAATTTTCAAATGGGCCGACGTGCGACCCAGTTTGGTTACCTCCAGCGACCATGTCAGAACGTCCCCCATGTGGCTGGGCGCGGTGAACTCTGCGCCGATGGATACCGTCGGGACGCCGTAACCAGATTCGAGATGCATTTGCGAGAATGAATGCTGCAGTCCCACCTCGTGCCATTCCTCAACAGTCTGATTTACCATCTCAAAATATCGCGGATAGAAAACGATGCCTGCGGGATCGCAGTGCTGAAACAGAACCTTGATCTTGTGTTGAAATCTTTGAGCCATGCGGGTGAAGGTGACACGTCTGACCCGCGCGTCAAGGGCAGGCGGCGTTAGGTCTCCGATGCAAGGTCGGCAAGAATGGGACAGTCTGGACGATCATTCCCCGCGCAAGCGTCGATCAGATGAGACAGCGTTTTGCGCATTTCCTCGAGTTCGGTTATCTTCTGATCAATCTCATTCAAATGTTCCTGCGCCAATGCTTTTACATCAGAGCTTGCTCTTGTTTGATCGTTGTAAAGCCTCAACAAGCCGCGGCAGGCTTCGATCCCAAACCCTAAAGACCGTGCGCGTCCCAAGAACGCCAACTTATGCAGATCAGAGTCTGAAAAATGCCTGTACCCATTTCCCGCACGTGCCGGGGCGATCAACCCGATATCTTCATAGTAACGGATGGTTTTCACCGGCAGCCCGATGCGTCTGGACACGTCTGAAATATTCATGTCGCCGTCCTGTTCAAGCCGCGCAACCGCAAAGCGTTGCTGAGTACGAAGAGGCTGGATAGGGCCATCGCCCCCGCCGCCAGTTCCGGAGACAACAAGAGGCCATAGCTTGCATATAAAACACCCGCCGCCACCGGAATCAGGGCAGTGTTATACCCAAAGGCCCAGAACAGGTTCTGTTTGATGTTCCGCATTGTGGCCCTGGACAGTTTCAATGCCGTCGATACTCCGCTCAGGTCCCCCGACATCAACACCACGTCAGCCGCGCCAATCGCGATGTCCGTTCCTGTACCAATTGCGATACCGACATCAGCCGAAGCAAGCACAGGCGCGTCGTTGATCCCGTCGCCGACAAACGCGACCTTTGGGTGTGTTGCCCGCAGGCGATCCATTGCTGCCACCTTGCCCGCGGGCATGACACCCGAAATGATGTGATTGACACCTATTTCCCGGCCAACCGCCTGTGCGGTTTCTTCCCTGTCTCCGGTGATCATGGCAACGTCGATGCCTTGCGACCTGAGTGCATCAATGGTGGCCGCGGCATTCGGTTTGATCTGATCGGAGACCGCGATCAGCCCCGCCAGCTGTTCATCAATCGCGGCAAAAAACACTGTCGCTCCGGATCGCGCCATCAACTCAGCCTGAGCGTTGAAACCTGCCACGTCAACGCTGTGTTTTTGCATCAGGCGCGCTGTTCCGACGATCACTTGGCGTCCGCAAACCTGCCCTGTAACGCCCATTCCACCCAGCGCCGAAACCTCAGTCGCGTTCTCCAATTTGATGCCTTCTGTTTCGGCAGCGTCCAAAATTGCATTTGCAATCGGGTGTTCGGCGCGGGCTTCGACACTGGCAATCAACCGCAAGAGATCCGTATTATTCCATCCGTCAACCGTCTCAAGCATGCTCAATTCCGGCTTGCCACGGGTCAGGGTTCCGGTCTTGTCAAAAGCAATCAGATCGACTGCGGCCAGGGATTGCAAAGCGTCACCCTTGCGAAACAACACGCCCAGTTCGGCTGCACGACCTGTAGCCACCATAATAGAAGTCGGCGTTGCCAATCCCATCGCGCAGGGGCAGGCGATGATCAAGACCGCAACGCCAGCAACCAGCGCATGGGAGAAAACCGGCGCAGGTCCAAAAACAAGCCACAGCAAAACAGTGGACGCGGCCAGCAATAGAACAACCGGCACAAACCAGAGTGTCACCCGGTCCACCAGAGCCTGTATCGGGAGTTTTGCGCCCTGCGCGTCCTGAACCATGCGCACAATTCCAGAGAGAATAGTATCCTCACCCACGCGCGTGGCCACAAGTATCAGGCTGCCCGTACCATTGATTGTCCCGGCAGTTACGGCACCGCCCAGCGATTTTTCAACCGGAAGCGGTTCACCTGTGATCATGCTTTCATCGACATGGCTTGTGCCCTCGGTCACGTCTGCGTCCACAGGTATGCGTTCTCCCGGCCGCAGCAGAATAAAGTCTCCCACGGCGATGTCCTCGACGGGGACGGTTTTCTCTTTGCCGTCGCATATGACGCGCGCTGTTTTCGGCCGTAGACCCAGAAGTGACTTGATCGCAGCACCCGTGCGCCCCTTGGCGCGCGCTTCCAGCCATCTGCCCAAAAGGATGAAAACCACAATGACCGCTGCCGCCTCGAAATAGACAGCTTGGGCATCTGCTGGAAGGAGATGCGGCAGAAACAGTACACAGACCGAAAAGCCATAGGCCGCAGAAGTTCCCAAGGCCACAAGACTATTCATATCCGGCGCGCGCTTGAAAAGCGCTGCGAAGCCTGTGGCGTAGAAATGTCGCCCCGGACCCGCAAGGAGGACCGTTGTCAGTACGAATTGAATCCACCAGCTGGTTTCGATTCCAATGGTTTGCATGATGAGGTGGTGAAATCCGGCGATCATATGCGCACCCATCTCAAGCACCACAACCGGTGCGGCCAAGAGCGCGGCAATCAAGGTTTGCTTGCCCAGATCGTGCGCCATGGTTTCACGCTTTTCGTTGGTCTTCTTTAGATCACGCGTATGAACGAGCGTTGCCGGATATCCCGCTTTTGTCACAGCAGAGATCAGGGACTGCGCATCCGTATGGGCGCCGTCAAGCGATACGGTGGCCTCTTCCGTGGCAAGATTGACCGAGACGTCCATCACGCCCGGCACAGCCGCCAAAGCCCTGTCGACGCGCCCAACACAGGACGCGCACGACATCTTTTCAACGCTTAGCGTTACTGTATGTGAATCAAGCACACCCGAAGCCTCCGAAAATCGGATCCAAGTGTAGATATAAGGGTTCCAGCTACTGGAAGGTCAAGAGCCTAGGCTTGTTTCGCTGTTTCCTGATTTTCCGAGTCAGGGGGTAGAATTTCCGCGTCCTCGATGCTGTCACTGATGGAAACATCCGCGTTGTTTGCGGGCGCATCACTGTCCTTCTCAAGCGCACCAACGATTAGAGGCAGCATTTGCACGCCTCCGGGCATAACCACTTCGGACGTGGGCGGATTTTTCCAGGCCAGCGTATCAAAGCTGTCACAGTTTTCACACATGGGGGCCCATTCGCCGTGGATGTGCTGGCAATTGTCGCAAATCCATTGAGGCCCGCGCGGGACGGACAAGGCACGCGCCAGCCAACCGCGCACAACCGAGTCTTCTGCACCTGCGCCACGTTCTATAGCCGCCATCAAGGTCACAGACCGCGCCGTCGGATCCGTCTCCACTAGATTGCCCAGCGCACGACGCGCTTCGGGGAAATCCTCGTTGGCGATATGCAATTCCGCCAGCAGCATACGCGTTTCCGGATCATCTATGTTCATGCGCGTTAACCCCACAAATCGCTTGATCCGTTGCGGCGGCGTTTCGTCCGGGGCAATGGCCGCAAAGGCCGCTGCCAGATCAGGGTGCGGTGAGGTCTCCCATGCCTTCGTCAGAAGCCGCGTTGCCAACCTGGGTTTGCCCTTCTCGATGTAGCTTTGGGCCGCCATCACCGCCGCCGGAATAAGATCGGGCGAAAGCTTGTTGGCCTCGATTGCCTTTTCCTGCGTCTCGATGGAATTGCCATCGTCGATGATGTCCTTTGCCTCTGACAATGCAAGCACCGCATCCCGGCGTTTATGAACATCGCGCGGCAGACTGCCGTGCTTGAGTTTGGCACTGAGCGTCTCGCGGGCACCAGACCAATCTTCGTTCTGGGCCTGCAATTTCAACAGGACATCTTGTACTTCTTCATGCTTGGGTTTGATCGCAAAAGCACGCTCCGCCAATTGCAATGCAGTCTCTGTGTCACCATCTGCCAGCTTTTGTTTCATGATGCCGCGCACACCAACAAACCGGGTTGCATCGTCGGCCACGAGCTTCTTGTAGGTTTCTTCCGCCTTGCGCCGATCGCCCGCCATCTCGGCCGCTTGAGCGGTCAAAAGATTCGTCAAACTGGGTTTATTAAGGTATTTGTCCGCCTTGGCCGCTTTGGCCATTGCCACGCGACCCTCTCCACTTGCCAAAGCCATCAACCCCTCAGACAAGGCATCAAAACCTTTGCGCTCGCGGTTTCGATCGAAATACCGCGACAGGGCTGTCTCATCGCCCGCCAGAAACCGCCATGTTGCCAAGAGCAGTGACAGTAATTTCAAAAGAATCCAGACGCCAACGACCAATACAATTACCGCGATCACGGACTGGATCGGACTGAATGTGTATTCACTGCCCATCACGGTGACCTGAACACCGCCTTCGCTTTCCAACAGGTATCCTGCCCCAAGCGCCAGCGCTGCAACAGCGACAACAAAAAGGACTATTTTAATCAAGGACCAAAGCATAATAGGTGTCTTTCTTAATTGACCGTCAGGCTATCCGCCAAATTCTGAGCAGCTTCGCGCGCGCTTTGACGCGCGTTGGCGTCCTCCAACCAGCTTTGCATGGCAGCTTTGGCTGGATCTGGCAGCGCATCAAGTTCCGTCAGCGCTTCTTGAAGGTTTCCACCGTTCACAGCTGCTTCTGCGCGCGACAGAACCGCGTCCGGGTCGCTGCCTTCACGCGGCGTCACAGAACGCACATTCAACTGACGGCGGAAGAAACCACCGATACCGGAAACCTCTGTTTCCGGCACCTCAGCCCGCGCGGCCGCCAGCGCTGCCCGCGCCGCATCGGGGAAATTTTCCCGCAACACAGACATACTGGGAACACCCTCGCTCGCAGCGGCCCTCAGTGCATCCGGAACCTCCACCGGGGCAACCTCTTGCAGCGCGCCCAAAGCCGGTTCAAAGGTCTCTCCGCTGTCAACAGCCGTTACCACGCGCGTCAGTGCGGCCTGCGCCAAAATGCGCTGGGCGTCGGATTTTGCCAGCGCCTCGTCGGCACTGATCTGTTCCTGCAGCGCCTGAACAGCTGCCTGCAACACTTCGATTTCTTCGCTGTTGTCGGGCGCTTCAACTGGCTGTTGTACGATGGTTTCGACGGTCTCAACGGGCCGGGCTTCAACGGTATCAACCCGCTGCGTCAGTTCCGACACGACTGCCGTCAGGCGATCAATTTCGGACATCGCCGATTGCATTGCCGCATCAGACGCCAGACCCGTCAAATCCGGAGGCGTTGTTTCTGGTACCTCGACAGTTTCGAGTGCCTCAATCCGTTCATTCAGTGCCGATGCCTGCGCCACCAAAGGCGCCAGATCGGTGGCTTCACGCTGCATAGATGCAGGCAAGTATGCATCTAACTGATCTGCACGGCCCGCAATGAACCCCAACATCGCGGCCACTACGCCGCCAAAAACGGCCGGCCAGACTGAACTTTTCTCCTGAACAGGCGGCGGCGGGGAAGGTTTTTCTTCGATGACCTCTTCTGCGACTTCGTCGGAAACTTCGTCTTTTGTCTCAACTACCGCTTCGGTGGCGTCGTCCAGTTGATCGTCCTTTTCATCCTCTTTCAGTTCTGGATCTTGTTCCAGATCATGTTCTAATACGTCTGCAATAGGATCTTGTTCAGATTGAAGATGCTCTTCAACAGGACCATAGGGCTCTGGATCTTCAGAAACATTTTCCACCGCGGCATCCGTTGCCTCGTCGATCAAGGTACCTTCAAGGATTTGATTTTCGTCCAGGGGCGAACTGGCAGAGTCTAGCAGCTTTTCTGACGTTTCCAGTTCGGTCTCACCGTCAGACAATTTGGCAGGGTCATCTGCCTTTTGTTTCTTTTCTTTCGCCAAATCACTCACCCTTTTCGAATCTGCCCATGGGGCACCCTCGATCAACCTTACTCGCGCATACCTCTCCCCTCAACCCAAGCTGACTCGCGCGAGTAGTTTTTCAAGACCATCCAACATCGCCCGTGCGTTTGGGGATGCTGCGACATCAAGTGATCTACTGTTCAGGATATGAAGCGGTTCAGCCACTGCATCGCTCAAGCAAAGCAGATTTGGCGTCGCTTTCTTTGGGCAATTCTGAGCGAACTGATGCGCCGTACGAGGAGAGAACAGCGGAACAATCACGCGCTGATCTGCCTGCAAAACCGCAAGTGCGTCGCGATTGAGCGGTAACAGCCTCTGATCATAAAGCGGTACTCGGCGCGCGGTCAGGCCCGCCGCAGCAAGCTTTTCAACAATCGCGCCGCGTGTGTGGAGGCCGGACAAGTGCCACAATTTTGCGTCCGGCGGCTGTGCAATCAACGCATCAACCAATCCCGCAGAGG
This genomic interval from Paracoccaceae bacterium contains the following:
- a CDS encoding enoyl-CoA hydratase family protein — its product is MPEHFNLERKGTVTVVSLNRPERKNPLTFESYAELRDWFRDLQYDDDTTAVVIASNGGNFSSGGDVHDIIGPLVSMEMKGLLRFTRMTGDLVKAMLHCGKPIISAVDGVCVGAGAIIAMASDMRLGTAEAKTAFLFSRVGLAGCDMGACAMLPRIIGQGRAAELLFTGRVMSADEGERWGFFNRLVPVEKLLPEALTLAQKISEGPNFAHMMTKTMLNQEWSMTLDQAIEAEAQAQAICMQTQDFRRAYDAFVSKEKPVFEGD
- a CDS encoding MarR family transcriptional regulator — encoded protein: MSETSDIPSDLSKDRLRVWLRMLKVTRMIEAELRERMRQAWDITLPRFDVMAALRRAEDGMKMSDLSGVLRVSNGNVTGIVDRLEADGLVARKSVKGDRRAMHVLLTPDGRRKFDEMASVHELWVDELFSPIGAQGLNTVQTRLTRISDKLEGNV
- a CDS encoding SDR family NAD(P)-dependent oxidoreductase, producing MNDLSGKRALVTGGGTGVGAVIAKMLADQGARVWISGRRAAPLEAIASQNPHIRMVVGDVTQPQDCKAMIDAAADPDIVVANAGTSMSKPFHKMTPEDVQAMMSVNLFGVFNIFSAALSPMKSKGAGRLISVASTAGLKGYAYVSAYCAAKHAVIGLTRSLALELAETDITVNTVCPGFTETPMLRASIENIMVKTGRAQIEAERALSAANPQGRFVQPAEVADTVLWLAGSGAGAITGQSISISGGEVM
- a CDS encoding bifunctional salicylyl-CoA 5-hydroxylase/oxidoreductase, which encodes MKIACLGGGPAGLYFAISMKLRNPDHDVVILEQNKPDDTFGWGVVLSDETLSNLAENDPKSAEMIRAHFAYWDDIAVIHDGHHTVSSGHGFCGIGRKKLLLLLQERARELGVDMRFEAKVESAADLATSYDLIVASDGLNSRTRMEFQDQFKPDVDMRKCQFTWLGTQQKFDDAFTFIFEKTKHGWVWAHAYQFDPDTATFIVECSQDTYDKWGFAQMSKAASISACEEIFAKYLDGHVLMSNANHVRGSAWIKFPRVLCEKWHHQNIVLMGDAAATAHFSIGSGTKLALESAIALADYVTSETTLQDAFEKYEDERRVEVLKLQSAARNSLEWFEEVERYLDLDPVQFNYSLLTRSQRISHENLRDRDSEWLGSAEKWFQTQAGAGGNDPVRHPMFAPYAMRNMRLKNRIVVSPMAQYKAVEGDPTDWHLIHYAERAKGGAGLVYTEMTCVSETGRITPGCPGIYSDSQEAAWKRVVEFVHNETSAKICLQLGHSGPKGSTQVGWEEMDAPLSDGNWPLIAASDVAWSPRNATPRAMTRQDMDAVKAQFVEATRRGARAGFDMIELHAAHGYLISSFITPLQNKRDDIYGGSLENRLRYPLEVFDAMRAVWPEDRPMAVRISANDWVGDLGITPQEAVQIAGAFREHGVDICDVSAGQTSIDARPVYGRMFQTPFSDRIRNEAGVATMAVGNIFEPDHVNSILMAGRADLVCLARPHLADPYWTLHAATQLGDRHEKWPDPYHAGRDQAWRLAEKDALASEIKV
- a CDS encoding thioesterase family protein, with the translated sequence MAQRFQHKIKVLFQHCDPAGIVFYPRYFEMVNQTVEEWHEVGLQHSFSQMHLESGYGVPTVSIGAEFTAPSHMGDVLTWSLEVTKLGRTSAHLKIVAMCAEQLRMTATPVLVSVHMATGRPVPWSDAIRARMETYLIALK
- the cueR gene encoding Cu(I)-responsive transcriptional regulator, whose protein sequence is MNISDVSRRIGLPVKTIRYYEDIGLIAPARAGNGYRHFSDSDLHKLAFLGRARSLGFGIEACRGLLRLYNDQTRASSDVKALAQEHLNEIDQKITELEEMRKTLSHLIDACAGNDRPDCPILADLASET
- a CDS encoding heavy metal translocating P-type ATPase, which translates into the protein MLDSHTVTLSVEKMSCASCVGRVDRALAAVPGVMDVSVNLATEEATVSLDGAHTDAQSLISAVTKAGYPATLVHTRDLKKTNEKRETMAHDLGKQTLIAALLAAPVVVLEMGAHMIAGFHHLIMQTIGIETSWWIQFVLTTVLLAGPGRHFYATGFAALFKRAPDMNSLVALGTSAAYGFSVCVLFLPHLLPADAQAVYFEAAAVIVVFILLGRWLEARAKGRTGAAIKSLLGLRPKTARVICDGKEKTVPVEDIAVGDFILLRPGERIPVDADVTEGTSHVDESMITGEPLPVEKSLGGAVTAGTINGTGSLILVATRVGEDTILSGIVRMVQDAQGAKLPIQALVDRVTLWFVPVVLLLAASTVLLWLVFGPAPVFSHALVAGVAVLIIACPCAMGLATPTSIMVATGRAAELGVLFRKGDALQSLAAVDLIAFDKTGTLTRGKPELSMLETVDGWNNTDLLRLIASVEARAEHPIANAILDAAETEGIKLENATEVSALGGMGVTGQVCGRQVIVGTARLMQKHSVDVAGFNAQAELMARSGATVFFAAIDEQLAGLIAVSDQIKPNAAATIDALRSQGIDVAMITGDREETAQAVGREIGVNHIISGVMPAGKVAAMDRLRATHPKVAFVGDGINDAPVLASADVGIAIGTGTDIAIGAADVVLMSGDLSGVSTALKLSRATMRNIKQNLFWAFGYNTALIPVAAGVLYASYGLLLSPELAAGAMALSSLFVLSNALRLRGLNRTAT
- a CDS encoding heme biosynthesis HemY N-terminal domain-containing protein, with the translated sequence MLWSLIKIVLFVVAVAALALGAGYLLESEGGVQVTVMGSEYTFSPIQSVIAVIVLVVGVWILLKLLSLLLATWRFLAGDETALSRYFDRNRERKGFDALSEGLMALASGEGRVAMAKAAKADKYLNKPSLTNLLTAQAAEMAGDRRKAEETYKKLVADDATRFVGVRGIMKQKLADGDTETALQLAERAFAIKPKHEEVQDVLLKLQAQNEDWSGARETLSAKLKHGSLPRDVHKRRDAVLALSEAKDIIDDGNSIETQEKAIEANKLSPDLIPAAVMAAQSYIEKGKPRLATRLLTKAWETSPHPDLAAAFAAIAPDETPPQRIKRFVGLTRMNIDDPETRMLLAELHIANEDFPEARRALGNLVETDPTARSVTLMAAIERGAGAEDSVVRGWLARALSVPRGPQWICDNCQHIHGEWAPMCENCDSFDTLAWKNPPTSEVVMPGGVQMLPLIVGALEKDSDAPANNADVSISDSIEDAEILPPDSENQETAKQA
- a CDS encoding uroporphyrinogen-III synthase; protein product: MTRPEGSNARFLDAMPVDMRRCVHAVLSPLIEIVQHDAVPNIGARDAVIFTSANGVRFAPEGLGRDAYCVGDATRQAAARMGWSGRCLGETSAGLVDALIAQPPDAKLWHLSGLHTRGAIVEKLAAAGLTARRVPLYDQRLLPLNRDALAVLQADQRVIVPLFSPRTAHQFAQNCPKKATPNLLCLSDAVAEPLHILNSRSLDVAASPNARAMLDGLEKLLARVSLG